From Onychostoma macrolepis isolate SWU-2019 chromosome 05, ASM1243209v1, whole genome shotgun sequence, one genomic window encodes:
- the LOC131541236 gene encoding polyubiquitin-like, producing the protein MNSSVMELKIKLMGGDERSLEVRGDATVGELKQLISQLFREPPYKQRLSAENGCLISLDSRKLSDYGLQSGSLVILLINKPFQVFVQNEKGIIGTYDVDVNETVDQLQTKIYNKERVPKDQQKLVYNGKQLESGKKLQDYNIKSGDTLYMTLRLRGGS; encoded by the exons ATGAACAGCTCG GTAATGgaactgaaaataaaactgatgGGAGGAGATGAGAGGAGTCTGGAAGTGAGAGGTGATGCCACGGTTGGCGAACTCAAGCAGCTCATTTCTCAGCTCTTCAGAGAGCCTCCTTACAAACAGAGGCTTTCTGCCGAGAACGGATGCCTTATCAGCCTTGATTCCAGAAAACTCAGCGATTACGGTTTGCAGTCAGGCTCACTTGTTATCCTGCTCATCAACAAACCTTTCCAGGTGTTTGTTCAAAACGAAAAGGGCATAATAGGAACGTATGATGTTGATGTCAATGAGACCGTAGATCAGCTCCAGACTAAGATCTACAACAAAGAGAGAGTCCCAAAGGATCAACAGAAACTGGTTTACAACGGCAAACAGCTGGAGTCTGGCAAGAAGCTGCAAGACTACAACATCAAATCAGGAGACACCCTTTACATGACTCTCCGGCTCCGGGGAGGTTCATAG
- the gatc gene encoding glutamyl-tRNA(Gln) amidotransferase subunit C, mitochondrial has protein sequence MFCKCTARALRALRPAHPRCGVLTLPALSDTVSGSGTSWSRWTCKRESSNSAWNSKVPQVPTWEPIAENQVPPPTRVSPDLVDKLERLALVDFGSKEGVDCLEKAIRFADQLHVINTDGVEPMDSVLEDRELYLRDDTETEGECAEELLHLAKHTVEEYFVAPPGNIPLPKREERSAMLKHSEF, from the exons ATGTTCTGTAAATGTACAGCGCGAGCTTTAAGGGCGCTGCGGCCTGCGCATCCTCGGTGTGGAGTATTAACGCTGCCCGCCCTAAGCGACACTGTGTCGGGCAGCGGAACGTCCTGGTCACGGTGGACATGCAAACGGGAATCAAGTAACTCCGCCTGGAATTCCAAG GTTCCCCAGGTACCAACATGGGAGCCCATAGCAGAAAATCAAGTTCCACCG ccAACAAGAGTCTCACCAGATTTAGTGGACAAGCTGGAGAGATTAGCCCTGGTTGACTTTGGCAGTAAAGAAGGGGTGGACTGTCTGGAGAAAGCCATTCGATTCGCTGATCAGCTTCATGTCATTAATACTGATGGTGTGGAGCCGATGGATTCAGTTCTAGAGGACAG AGAGCTGTATTTGAGAGATGATACGGAAACAGAGGGAGAATGTGCAGAGGAGCTGCTCCATCTGGCCAAACACACTGTAGAGGAGTACTTTGTTGCACCTCcag GGAACATCCCACTGCCTAAGAGAGAAGAGAGATCTGCTATGCTTAAACACTCTGAATTTTGA
- the LOC131541149 gene encoding polyubiquitin-like: MMELTIRLLGGLVKNLEVDGNTTVGELKRLISQHFGEPPNKQKLSADNGTRISLEDDSRTLSSYGLHSGSVVSLLITNPGPFQVFVKNLSGQSKTYDVDVNETVDQLQTKVYNKERVVKDQQGLVYNGKQLQSGKKLQDYNITKESTIHMTGRLRGG, from the coding sequence ATGATGGAGCTGACAATTAGACTGCTGGGCGGACTTGTGAAGAATCTGGAAGTGGACGGTAATACCACGGTTGGCGAACTCAAGCGGCTGATTTCTCAGCACTTCGGAGAGCCTCCTAACAAACAGAAGCTGTCTGCCGATAACGGTACCCGTATCAGCCTTGAGGATGATTCTAGGACCCTCAGCAGTTACGGATTGCACTCTGGATCAGTGGTCAGTCTTCTCATCACCAACCCTGGACCTTTCCAAGTGTTCGTCAAGAACTTGAGCGGCCAGAGCAAAACGTATGATGTTGATGTCAACGAGACTGTAGATCAGCTCCAGACCAAGGTCTACAACAAAGAGAGAGTCGTCAAAGATCAACAGGGATTGGTTTACAACGGCAAACAGCTGCAGTCTGGCAAGAAGTTGCAAGACTACAACATCACAAAAGAAAGCACCATTCACATGACTGGCCGTCTGCGAGGAGGTTAA